In Camelina sativa cultivar DH55 chromosome 17, Cs, whole genome shotgun sequence, the genomic stretch CTGCAAATCGGTGGCTGGGAATCCGTTTGGAAGTTTTGGGAGGTCTCCTGGTTTGGTTGACTGCGTCATTAGCCGTCATGCAAAATGGAAGGGCAGAGAACCAACAAGCATTTGCATCTACGATGGGTTTTCTTCTCAGTTATGCTTTAAGTATCACCAGCTCCTTAACAGCTGTACTGAGTTACCTCCTGTTCTTCATGGGGTTTCATTCTTGATTCTCCAATGGATAAGGTGGGAAATTGTTGGAAGGACAGGCGCTGGGAAATCAAGCCTCTTGAATGCCTTATTCCGGATTGTGGAGCTGGAAAAAGGAAGGATCTTGATCGATGAATGACATTGGCAGGTTTGGACTGATGGACCTACGTAAAGTGCTCGGAAATATACCAAAAGCGCCAGTTCTTTTCTCAGGTACGTCTCCCATTGCTTCtggtatttcttttttaaaaaaacttctgCTTCTGATGTTTATCTTtctaaaaactcaaaagaatacCAATAATTTCATTTGTATGTAGGTACTGTGAGATTCAATCTTGACCCATTTAGTGAACACAATGATGCCCATCTTTGGGAATCGCTTGAGAGGGTATACGCAGAAATCCTCTTGGTCTTGACGCATTTAGTAAAACATTTTCTCTTTAGCATGTCTATTGTGTTCAGTAATAACTCCGTATGTTTGATCAGGTATCTGAGGCAGGAGAGGAATTCAGTGTTGGACGGAGACAGTTGTTGAGTCTTGCACGTGCATTGTTGCGAAGATCTAAGATACTTGTTCTTGATGAAGCAACTGCTGCTGTTGACGTTAGAACTGAAGTTCTCATCCAAAAGACCATCCGAGAAGAATACAAGTCATGCACGATGCTAATCATCGCTCATCGTCTCAATACTATCATCGACTGTGACAAAGTTCTCGTCCTTGATTCTGGGAAAGTACGCACGCTTCATTGACGACCTACACTATTTGCATCTATCAAACCCTACCTTTGAGATCTGCTTTATGTCTTCAACTAGTATAAATTGAAATTCGTAACACCTCAGGTTCAGGAATTCAGTACACCAGAGAATCTTCTTTCAAACGGAGAAAGTTGTTTCTCGAAGATGGTTCAAAGTACAGGAGCTGCAAATGCTGAGTACTTGCGTAGTATAGTACTTGAGAACAAACGGACAAGAGATGAATCATCACAACCTTTAGAAGGTCAGAGGAAATGGCAAGCTTTCTTCTCGTTGGGCTGCAGCTGCTCAGTTTGCTTTGGCGGTGAGCCTGACTTCATCTCACAACGACCTTGAGAGCCTTAGCAGTGTTTTGAAGAGAACAAAGGACGCCGTCGTCACTCTACGCAGTGTTCTTGAAGGGAAGCATGATAAAGAGATTGAAGAATCTCTTAACCAAAGTGAAATCTCTAGAGAGCGGTGGTGGCCATATCTTTACAAAATGGTCGAAGGTAAACGTTACTCTAAAAGATTCTGCCGATACAAAATGTTGAAAGTATCTTGATCTAATTATGTTGTGTAATATTATATCAGGGCTTGCGGTGATGAGCAGATTGGCGAAGAACCGAATGCAACACCCAGCTTACAATTTCGAAGGGAAATCGTTTGACTGAGACAATGTCGAGATGTAAACAAACAACGAAAGGCTTACAATTTACTTGGACCTTAAAAAGTCccattttaatgaaattttcttTGTGTTACTTTGGATACACGGAACAAAAAATGCCGGGTGGGTgcagagaagaaaataatagtTTGGGCCGAGTAAtcctatataaataaaaatccatGGAACTCTCAACCAAACCCTaaggatttttttatttctcgGTCGCCCATGGATAAGAAGACGGGGAGaaggatttttttatttctcgGTCGCCCATGGATAAGAAGACGGGGAGCAGAAGAAAGGTGGTAGTCATGAATAAGGAGGAACTGCTTTTGTTCGTTGAAAAGAAGCGGAAGGAGGAATCCCGTAGGGACTCTCTTCTCCCCGAATCCGAATCCGATCTCGGGCTCTCCATTGACGAGACAGATAGCAACAAAGTAGTAACCATGATGAGTAAGGAGGATTGCTATCTCGCCGCCAAGGAACTTATTTTGACGATTGTTGCTTCTTACGATAATATGTTGGCCGAGCAGGATTCGGCCGTGAGTATTTAACCCTTGGGCTCCCTTACTGATCTCGACgctaattgtttttatttttattttatactgagagattataattaataataatgcaaCGTTTTACAATTCTCACGAATCTCAACAGTTTTGCTTCTTGACGTGTTTGTTCTGTAAATTTATTCAAGAACTTGTCATTGATCTTACATTGATCTTCCTTCTGAGGCTTCAGAGATAATCGAGAACAGTCGTCCAGTATCTGGCTGGCCTTCAAGAGGATCCATTGAGTTTGAAGACGTTCACCTGCGTTACAGACCCGGGCTTCCTTCAGTATTGCATGGACtgtcattttttgtttctccagGTGAGAAAGTAGGAGTGGTAGGAAGAACTGGTGCAGGAAAATCTTCCATGCTGAATGCATTATTTCGGATCGTGGAAATAGAAAAGGGAAGAATTATGATTGATGACAGTGATGTGGCTAAGTTCGGACTGACAGATTTACGCAGGGTCCTAAGTATCATACCACAATCACCAGTTCTTTTCTCAGGTTCGTGTTTAATTTAAGACAacattgtaacttgtaagtataTATTCATGCATTCTGTTATTCATTATGagaatcatttctttattttagggACGGTGAGATTCCTTTTGGTCTAGATGCAGAGGTGAAGTTTACCTTAAGTGGCATACATTAGGTAGAAGAGTGTTTTGACTTGTTATAAGATTGTTGATGAAACTGTTCTGTAAAGGTCTCTGAGGGAGGTGAGAATTTCAGCGTGGGGCAAAGGCAACTGCTAAGTCTAGCACGTGCATTGCTAAGAAGATCTAAGATCCTTGTTCTCGATGAAGCAACTGCATCTGTTGATGTCAGAACAGATTCTCTGATACAGAGGACCATCCGTGAGGAGTTCAAGTCTTGCACAATGCTTGTTATCGCTCACAGATTGAATACCATCGTCGACTGTGACAAAATCCTTGTGCTTAGTTCTGGTCAGGTAATGCCAGAATTACTATTCGTGGAACTCacttaattattatatctaTCTTCTCATCAGATATGGATTCGTTACATAATAAAAACTATGGgaaatgtcaattttttttttaggttttggagTATGATAGTCCACAAGAATTGCTATCAAGAGATACAAGTGCCTTCATTAGGATGGTTCAAAGCACCGGACCAGCAAATGCTCAGTACCTTTGCAACTTGGTCTTTGAAAAGAGAGGGACTGGAATGAGTCTAGGTGGAATAGAATTGGTCACCAGCCTTCCAAAATGAGTATATAAGTTCGGTTTGCAACAAACGACAATGGAAGTTGCAGTAGTGACTTTTCATGATGATGGAATACGCATCATTATCATATACGAGAGTGTCAAAATTAGAAGGAGATAGTCTTAATGttgaataatttagagataAACCTAAACGATGTGCTGACATGGACAATACGCCTTTTAATACTCTTGTGTACATATGATCTTCTTGACAGTTGAAAATTTGGCCAACAACTTTTGGGCAGATGCTGACTTTTTCAAATGTTCCTTAGGGGTTTTGGTATGAGGGCTGGAGATTGGGGACATTTAGAAGCATATGGACCCTATGTTCCTAGCATAGCATGATGATACATGAGAGCTTCTAATGAAGTATCGTTACATGTGTTCATATGTACAAAAACTACATAAAACTATTAGACTAATATACAAGGGACACAAAAGCTAAATATATTAGACTAATataaacttcaaaaataatgataaatgaaataataacaaatataaattaaattagaagaagaTGTTTGTAAAACGTCTCATTATGTTATTGCAGAGAAGAGATCATCGGCAAAGCTCCGATCGGAACAAATCACTAAGCAGAAAAGGGTAAAGCTTTCTACTTCCCCCTCgaatcatctctctttctctcccttcCTTTTCTCTGTGTAGtaagtgtttttgtttggtcaacTATTTGGGTCTGCTAAATGGACTTTCATaaagtttttagctttttgGAAAAATGAGTTCgatgctttttaaaaaaaactctcagACTACGTTGACTCAGTTGTCAAGCATATATGCTTCTTTGTTAGCTAAGATTGGTTGCCTTGGTGAAAGTATTAAGCAATATGCCCGTTTGTTTTTTCCCAGTTTGAGTATTCATTCAAGTTTTGATtgcaaaaaatagaaaagaagaagatgggttttGATGAGGCCTTGAACTGGTACTGCAAGCCAATCGCAAAAGGATTTTGGGAGAAAGCACCGGATGGTGCGTTTGGTGCCTACACGCCGTGTGCTATTGACTCGTTAGTGATGATTGCTTCTCACCTAGTGCTACTGAGTCTTTGTTTCTACCGGATATGGATCACCTTGGACAATGCCAAAGCAGCTCAGGTTTATGTTTTGAGGAACATGTACTACCATTGTGTGCTGGGAATTTTGGCTTGTTACTGTTTCATTGAGCCTGTTCTGAGATTGGTCATGGGGATTTCTCTTTATGACGTGGGTGGAGAGACTGATCTTCCTCCCTTTGAGGTGACTTCAAAAAAGTAACTCTGATTCTTAATCATATGAGAGACTAAGTTTATATGCTTCTTTTCTAAATTCTGAAATCAAAGTATGAATCTGGTGTTATTCAATGGCAGTTTGCATCCTTAATGGTTGAGGCATTCGCTTGGTTCTCCATGCTTGTTTTGATTGGACTCGAAACCAAACAATACGTCAAAGAGTTTCGATGGTATGTTAGATTTggtgttgtttatgttttggttgCTGATACTGTCCTGCTGGACCTTGTGTTGCCTCTCAAGAACTCAATTGATAGGTTAGTTACTGCATATTTCATATTAAGGAACTCAATTCGGTGATTTGAACTTATAAAGTTTTGGGTATTGATAGCTGTCGCATTAAACGTTCCTCTATTTGCCCTTACAGAACTGCTCTATATCTCTTTATCAGTTCAACATGTTGCCAGGTAACATGATCCTTATGTAGAAGCTTGCAGTTCATTGTTTTCAGAACAAAGCTTCAGACTTTCATTTGTTGTCTGTTTGCAGGCTCTCTTTGGAGCTCTTCTCCTTGTTTACATTCCTGAACTGGATCCTTATCCAAGTTACCATATTCTAAACAATGAACCGTTAGAGAATGTTGAATATGATGCACTTCCTGGGGGAGAGCACATATGTCCAGAGCGATATGCCAGCATATTATCCGGTAGGTAGCCCTTGAATTGATAATCGAATGCCCACTCTATTAGCAAGCGATTCATGTTAGGCAAATGTATATAATAGCcatggttttcttttgttctacTAATTTGGATTTCTTGTTTACTTTTGACAAAGCAAAGGAATATACTTTAGCTGGATGACGCCGCTTCTGCAGTTAGGCTACAGAAAGCCTATAACCGAGAAGGATGTTTGGCAATTAGACAAATGGGACCAAACGGAAACTCTGATAAAAAGGTATAGAAGTAGTGCTGCTTTGCTTCTGCCTTCTATAGTATTActtcttatatatttatgttaaatGTTTCGTTTGGAATCAAGTAGCATTCTTATTTTGACAGATTCCAAAGGTGCTGGACTGAAGAATCACGGAGACCTAAGCCACGGCTACTCCGAGCACTAAATAGTAGCCTTGGTCGAAGGTAAAAGCTGATGATTTCATTAAAAACCGTCTATTCCACTGGATACTTTTGCTTAAAAGTGACACATCATAGATACTGGcactaattttttctttcccatttttgtagattctggttgGGTGGTATTTTCAAGGTAAAGATCATCTTGTTTACATTCTGTGCTCTTCAAATCATGGTTTCTTAAACTTGTGTTCTTGTCTCTCGGTTGGTTACTTAAAATAGATCCTAAAAAATGCTCTTGACTTGATTCGTTATTATCTCGTGCATCATGTCTGACCTGCATCCGCAGTAATATTCAGTCATGTAATTGAAAACTCTCAAGCAATTAATAACAATACATGTGCTTTAGCGTGTTGTAGGTTGGGCATGATCTTTCTCAATTTGTTGGACCGGTTATACTGAGCCATCTACTGCAGGTAAGCTTTCTTTCTGACCCATGATTTATGTTTCTTACGTACTCAATGGTCACTACACATCTTTTCCGAGGTTTTACATCTACATTATAGCTTTTTTCAAATTGAGAAAGCAACGTAGCAGCCACATATTTCTCATACATGAGTGATGAGCTATATTTAAATCACTCTGCAGATTTCCCTGATTCTTATctcacattttaaaatttatgaaacatTTTGTTGCCTCTATATCAGGGATCTCTCTGAGCTTTACTCCCAGACAATATTTATTGATCTAACTTATACAACAAATCTTTGATCGATTTATGTAGTCAATGCTAGAAGGTGATCCAGCTTGGGTTGGCTATGTCTATGCTTTCTCAATTTTC encodes the following:
- the LOC104757385 gene encoding ABC transporter C family member 11-like — protein: MDKKTGSRRKVVVMNKEELLLFVEKKRKEESRRDSLLPESESDLGLSIDETDSNKVVTMMSKEDCYLAAKELILTIVASYDNMLAEQDSAVKIIENSRPVSGWPSRGSIEFEDVHLRYRPGLPSVLHGLSFFVSPGEKVGVGPKYHTTITSSFLRDGEIPFGLDAEVSEGGENFSVGQRQLLSLARALLRRSKILVLDEATASVDVRTDSLIQRTIREEFKSCTMLVIAHRLNTIVDCDKILVLSSGQVLEYDSPQELLSRDTSAFIRMVQSTGPANAQYLCNLVFEKRGTGMSLGGIELVTSLPK